In Bacillota bacterium, the DNA window GTATATGGGCAAAAGCGGTACTGTGCTGATCTTTGATTGCGTTAATAATCGCGCAGGCTAAATGAGTCTTGCCTCTGCCGGATTTACCGCAGAGAATCAAACCTTTACCATCAGTTACTTTAACAAAATTTGCAGCAAACTTGCGGCAGACGCTGTAAGCCTGGCGGTTAAAACTTTCAACTTGAAAATTAGCAAAAGCATGATTTCTAAGCGCCGGTGGCAGCGGCAGGGAGAGTTCCGGTTTGACGTTAATTCTCTCCAGCTGCTCCCGCAGCGTTTTTTGCTCTGCCCGCACACAGCGGCAGTCAGCTGTCAGCCACAAGCCCTTGCCAAACTGCTTCGGCATCACAAAGGGATGCCGCCGGTAAACTCGAGTAAGAGCTTGGCCGCAGTCCGGGCACTTCGATGCAAACGTTAAGTTGTAATAGCGGCGAATACCGTATTTAATCATCCAGGAACGCGAAGAAGCCTTCTGCTGAGAGTTCCCGCTGTTCATATTGGTAATCACGTCCGAAAACCTGCCGCTTTGTTT includes these proteins:
- a CDS encoding ATP-binding protein: MIKYGIRRYYNLTFASKCPDCGQALTRVYRRHPFVMPKQFGKGLWLTADCRCVRAEQKTLREQLERINVKPELSLPLPPALRNHAFANFQVESFNRQAYSVCRKFAANFVKVTDGKGLILCGKSGRGKTHLACAIINAIKDQHSTAFAHIPTLLEQLRQGKGNLEQLIGVDLLVLDDLGSERESDWALEKLLVIVEGRLNRFKPTVYTTNFNLNELELRIGSRLASRILYNSLDLVVQGPDWRELKLKQTAVKPK